A window of the Halostella litorea genome harbors these coding sequences:
- a CDS encoding metal-dependent hydrolase encodes MTRSMWPWEHLAVGYLLFSPSVRLSAARAPTGVEAVVLAVATQLPDLIDKPLAWWLGVLPSGLSLGHSVFFAVPAVAVGGALAARAGVPGVGLAFGVGYLSHLAGDVLFNSLGGRLRVGFLLWPLVSRPSREGTALIARVAALWGDFGAFLATPVGRLYLLAEAAVLLLAAALWVADGLPGVPR; translated from the coding sequence GTGACGCGGTCGATGTGGCCCTGGGAGCACTTGGCCGTCGGCTACCTGCTGTTCTCCCCGAGCGTTCGGCTCTCCGCGGCCCGCGCCCCGACCGGCGTCGAGGCGGTCGTCCTCGCCGTCGCGACCCAACTCCCAGACCTGATCGACAAGCCCCTCGCCTGGTGGCTGGGCGTCCTCCCGAGCGGCCTCTCGCTCGGCCACTCGGTGTTTTTCGCCGTCCCCGCGGTCGCCGTCGGCGGGGCGCTGGCCGCCCGGGCCGGCGTCCCCGGGGTCGGCCTCGCCTTCGGCGTCGGCTACCTCTCGCATCTCGCCGGCGACGTGCTGTTCAACTCGCTCGGCGGTCGGCTCCGGGTCGGCTTCCTGCTCTGGCCGCTCGTCTCCCGTCCGTCGCGCGAGGGGACGGCGCTGATCGCCCGCGTCGCGGCGTTATGGGGCGATTTCGGCGCGTTCCTCGCCACGCCCGTCGGGCGGCTCTACCTGCTCGCCGAGGCGGCCGTGCTCCTGCTGGCGGCGGCGCTGTGGGTCGCCGACGGCCTCCCGGGGGTCCCCCGGTAG
- a CDS encoding twin-arginine translocation signal domain-containing protein has product MNRRTYLKLLAGTGATATLAGCWNDPSGEGTTAPTPGAPPQDPDGTLPTPEEPDADALAEEYGTVVDMVEDAGCDPDGSEPCDDAFREAAGDDTLLRFPAGTYRFEETNRVFEREHLGIVGDGDVTFEAPAGHNGKWIVVDRGRDLLFRNVRVDASADNCAPTLKLGVSDGLDVRDVRVVGRGIREGSRPRGEGGNVPVGSAFLPIVRSPDGEGVVERFVAREGGRIGTYNHGDGRVGIYIGPSHRGSVRLVDCRLEEFPNNGIYASRTNGVVSVEGGVFRNNDISQVRLGSEGSTLTGATIEVDVGDVGGPNAPGDYLNPRGVRIESGQMDTAGVAVRDTHVAVRDAPGSPGIAVGNNGGEFTVESSTVIVDSDGSTAILAKAPTGGKQYQPPPAPHGGRIENVQIGGSAATGYAVWIVERPETVVSNVRIDQRGENRDGLYVSRSPNCTLRNCTLLASRYPILVRPTPEPPSGCLVRLDAMQLLDAVGDVDALLDRFPGFIDRDETFCIEAEYADMGGVSDPIIAITGIGPGGVLKEVLSRRSLEE; this is encoded by the coding sequence ATGAACCGTCGCACGTACCTGAAACTGCTCGCCGGGACGGGCGCGACCGCGACCCTCGCCGGATGCTGGAACGACCCGTCCGGCGAGGGGACGACGGCCCCGACGCCGGGGGCCCCCCCGCAGGACCCGGACGGGACGCTCCCGACGCCGGAGGAACCGGACGCGGACGCGCTCGCCGAGGAGTACGGGACCGTCGTCGACATGGTCGAGGACGCCGGCTGTGACCCCGACGGGTCGGAGCCCTGCGACGACGCGTTCCGGGAGGCCGCCGGCGACGACACGCTCCTCCGGTTCCCCGCGGGGACCTACCGGTTCGAGGAGACGAACCGCGTCTTCGAGCGGGAGCACCTCGGGATCGTGGGCGACGGCGACGTCACCTTCGAGGCCCCGGCCGGCCACAACGGCAAGTGGATCGTCGTCGACCGCGGCCGGGACCTGCTGTTCCGGAACGTCCGGGTCGACGCGTCGGCGGACAACTGCGCGCCGACGCTCAAACTCGGCGTCTCCGACGGCCTCGACGTCCGGGACGTGCGGGTCGTCGGCCGCGGGATCCGCGAGGGGAGCCGGCCGCGGGGCGAGGGCGGCAACGTCCCCGTGGGCAGCGCCTTCCTCCCCATCGTGCGCTCGCCCGACGGCGAGGGCGTCGTCGAGCGGTTCGTCGCCCGCGAGGGCGGCCGGATCGGGACGTACAACCACGGCGACGGCCGCGTCGGCATCTACATCGGGCCGAGCCACCGCGGCTCGGTCCGGCTGGTCGACTGCCGGCTGGAGGAGTTCCCGAACAACGGCATCTACGCCAGCCGGACGAACGGCGTCGTCTCCGTCGAGGGCGGCGTGTTCCGCAACAACGACATCTCGCAGGTCCGCCTCGGGAGCGAGGGGAGCACGCTCACGGGCGCGACGATAGAGGTCGACGTCGGCGACGTCGGCGGGCCGAACGCCCCCGGCGACTACCTCAACCCCCGCGGCGTCCGGATCGAGAGCGGGCAGATGGACACCGCCGGGGTCGCGGTCCGGGACACCCACGTCGCCGTCCGCGACGCGCCCGGCTCCCCGGGGATCGCGGTCGGCAACAACGGCGGCGAGTTCACCGTCGAGTCGTCGACGGTCATCGTCGACTCCGACGGGAGCACGGCGATCCTCGCCAAGGCACCCACCGGCGGAAAGCAGTACCAGCCGCCGCCGGCCCCCCACGGCGGCCGGATCGAGAACGTGCAGATCGGGGGCAGCGCCGCCACCGGCTACGCGGTCTGGATCGTCGAGCGGCCCGAGACCGTGGTGTCGAACGTCCGGATCGACCAGCGCGGCGAGAACCGCGACGGGCTGTACGTCTCCCGGTCGCCGAACTGCACGCTCCGGAACTGCACCCTACTGGCCAGCCGCTATCCGATCCTCGTCCGGCCGACCCCCGAGCCGCCGTCCGGCTGCCTGGTCCGCCTCGACGCCATGCAGCTGCTCGACGCCGTCGGCGACGTCGACGCGCTGCTCGACCGGTTCCCCGGCTTCATCGACCGGGACGAGACGTTCTGCATCGAGGCCGAATACGCGGACATGGGCGGGGTCAGCGACCCGATAATCGCCATCACGGGCATCGGTCCGGGCGGCGTGCTGAAGGAGGTCCTCTCCCGGCGGTCGCTCGAGGAGTAA